The uncultured Bacteroides sp. genome includes the window TCTTGCAGGAGGCAATTTTGACGAACTTAAAGAACACATTTGCAGTAGACTGTTTGTGCTACCCAACGAAACAATTGTATATCCCGGACACGGAGCGCCGACGACCATTGGCATCGAAAAAGCAGAGAACCCTTTCTTTAGATAATACTTAAAACAAAATACTACAAAGACATGAAAACTGATTTGTTGGCTTGCCGTCATATCGGCATCAATGAAAAAGAGACAGAAATTATGCTGGAGAAAATAGGCGTAAAGTCTCTGGACGAACTGATCGATAAAACCATTCCATCTGATATACGGCTCGAAAAGTCGCTGGTACTACCTCAGCCCTTAACAGAATATGCTTATTCCAAACACATTGCCGAACTAGCTTCGAAAAACAAGTTGTACACTTCGTACATCGGCATGGGATGGTACAATACCGTGACGCCTGCCGTTATTCAACGAAATGTATTCGAGAATCCGGTATGGTATACCTCGTACACGCCTTATCAAACAGAAATTTCGCAAGGCCGGCTGGAGGCTCTAATGAATTTTCAAACGGCCGTATGCGATCTTACCGCCATGCCCCTGGCTAATAGTTCGCTGCTGGATGAAGCAACTGCTGCGGCCGAAGCCGTAAGCATGATGTATTCGCTCCGCTCACGCGAACAGCAGAGATCGGGAGCAAATATACTCTTGGCGGATGAAGCTATTTTTCCGCAAACACTGGCGGTAATGTGTACCCGGGCTATTCCGCAAGGAATAGAAATAAAAATAGGAAAGTATAGTGAATTTGAATTTACTCAGGATGTTTTTGCTTGCCTGGTGCAGTATCCCAACTCCAATGGCAGTGCAGAAGATTATCGTTCCTTTACTGAAAAAGCACATGCAGCAAACTGTAAAGTGGCTGTTGCCGCAGACATTCTAAGCCTTGCACTGCTGGTCCCTCCCGGAGAATGGGGCGCCGATATTGTTTTTGGCAGCACTCAACGGCTGGGTGTACCAATGTTCTACGGCGGTCCTTCGGCAGCTTTCTTTGCCACACGAGAAGAGTATAAAAGAAACATACCCGGACGAATCATCGGATGGTCGAAAGATAAATACGGTAAGTTATGTTATCGCATGGCATTGCAAACCAGAGAACAACACATTAAACGTGAAAAGGCTACCTCTAACATCTGTACGGCACAAGCATTACTGGCTACCATGGCGGGCTTTTATACTGTTTATCACGGAGAAGATGGCATTAAAACCATCGCATCGCGCATCCACAGTATTACAGCTCTTCTCGATCGATCGCTCTCTGAATTGGGCTACGAGCAATTGAATGCACACTATTTTGATACGCTTCGCTTTGTGTTGCCCGAACATGTATCGGCCCAGCAAATGCGCACCATTGCACTTAGAAAAGAAGTAAATTTACGCTATTTTGATAATGGCGACGTAGGATTGAGCATTGATGAAACAACAGATTTATGTGCAGCCAATACATTGCTTTCTATCTTTGCCATCGCTGCAGGAAAAGATTGCCGGAAGCTGGAGGAAATTCCTGAAACATGTACCTTCGGAGAAGAGCTAAAAAGACAGAGTCATTTCCTTACGCATACGACCTTTCGGAAATACCACACCGAAACGGAAATGATGCGTTATGTCAAACGTTTGGATCGCAAAGATATTTCTCTGGCGCACTCCATGATTTCACTCGGGTCGTGCACCATGAAGCTCAATGCCGCAGCCGAGATGCTGCCGCTCAGTAGCTCCGGGTTCGGCAGTTTGCATCCTCTGGTACCTCTGGATCAGGCAGAAGGATATCAGGAACTAATCAATAATCTGAGCGAATACCTTAAAATAATTACCGGATTTGCCGGAGTCAGTTTTCAGCCTAACTCTGGTGCTGCAGGTGAATATGCGGGATTGCGGGTGATACGTAGTTATCTCGAGAGTATTGGGCAGGGACATCGTGATAAAGTGATTATTCCGGCGTCGGCGCATGGCACTAATCCGGCATCGGCTGTTCAGGCAGGATTCAACGTTCTCATCTGCGAGTGCGATGAACGGGGAAATGTAGATATGAATGATCTTCGCAACAAAGTAGAAGCCAACCGCGATCAGTTGGCCGCATTAATGATAACCTATCCGTCGACACACGGCATCTTTGAAACTGAAATCAAAGAAATATGTCGATTAGTTCATGCTTGCGGCGGACAAGTATACATGGACGGAGCAAATATGAATGCTCAAGTGGGACTCACCAATCCCGGCTTTATCGGAGCGGATGTATGTCACCTGAATTTACACAAAACATTTTGTATTCCTCACGGTGGAGGCGGCCCAGGAGCCGGCCCCATTTGTGTGGCAAAGCATCTGACGTCTTTTTTGCCCAAACATCCTTTCCTTGATAATGCACAAAATACGGTAGCTTCGGCTCCCTATGGCAGTGCGGGCATCTTGCCTGTTACCTACGGATACATCCGCATGATGGGTATCGAAGGATTAACACGTGCCACCCAGGTAGCCATACTCAATGCCAACTATCTGGCAACTTGCCTCAAAGATACTTATGGCATCGTTTATAGTGGAGCCAACGGATTTGTGGGACATGAAATGATTCTGGAATGCAGAAAGATTCACGAAGAAACGGGTATTACCGAAAATGATATAGCTAAACGACTGATGGATTATGGCTATCACGCTCCTACCCTTTCTTTTCCCGTTCATGGAACGCTGATGATAGAACCGACCGAAAGTGAAAGTCTGGCGGAGTTGGATAATTTCGTCAACGTAATGCTTAGTATTTGGAAGGAAATAGAAGAAGTGAAAAACGGTGCAGCAGACAAGGCGGACAATGTACTGGTGAATGCTCCTCATCCTGAATATGAAGTGGTAGCAGATAACTGGTCACACAACTATTCGCGCGAGAAGGCAGCTTATCCGATAGAGAGTGTACGCGAAAACAAATTTTGGGTAAACGTAGCCCGCGTAGACAACACTCTCGGCGATCGAAAACTGTTGCCTACACTATATGGCACGTTTGAATAATGACTTAAACGTTTTTCAGCAGAATGATCAGAGAAATAATCCGCCGGTTCTCACATCCAAAGAGACGGTTGCACATGCGACAAGTGCAACCGTCTCTTCATTGAAATGCAACCGTCTCTTTGGGTAACTGCAACCGCCTCTTTACGAAAGTAACGGTTACACAATTCTCCTGTTCGTTGATGCAAATATAGCAATGGTTATCGTTTCACTAAGCCTATCTTAGTATTCAACTTGAAATAATAAATTCCATTCTCGCGTTCCAGAAATCCATATTTGTCTTTCTCCGTAGAGCCCTTCTCGAAACGGGAATTGAAATACAGAAAATCTTCAAACGTTTTTTTATCCGATTTGTGATAGTAAAGTACCTCACCACTGCCATCCAGCAAGAAAAATCCCTCTACGGCAGAGTCTGTTCCATTGTATATTTTTGCCGGACGCATGCCCAAAGCAAGTGTCAGCAGAAACTGTTTCATCTTGAATTCGTAGAATCCGTGTTTCACTATCAGCTCCTCTTTAATTTTTAACGGGTTCACTGTTTTCATCAGCTCCGTTAGTTCATTGGTACGGTTAATGCCGTCGAGGTGCATTGTACGTAGCATCTCCGCCAACAAACGAGGAAAGTGTAAATCAATCATCAGGAGGTTGCTGCGAAACACACGGTCAGCAACATCGGCATACTTCAACACTCCGCCCAAACGTTCTATCATGATTAATCTATCAGCCACTTCGTTTGACGTTTCCAATGCATTTACATTATTGACTGTTGGCGTTGCAAATTTAACTCCGGAAAGTTCAAACTTTAGATTGGCCGCACGCCCGCCATCAAGCAGCGGATTCATCCGCCCTAAACGGGAGCGAATACTGAACCCTGTGAGCGGAGCCTCCTGATGCCAAAAAGCAACAGAAAGATCGGTACGATCTTCTGTTCTTGCTTCCAGATTAAAGATCGCTATTTCATCAAGAAAAGCTTCTACTTCATCCGGAGAAGTCACCTCATCTGTTTGAGAAGATTTAATGGCCGCCAAAATCAATTTGGCTATCGCAGCAAAATCTTCTCGTGGAAGTTTCTTATCCATCTTCTCACCCAAAATGTGCACTTCGTCTTTTTCAACGTAGTAGCGTCTGGAACCATCATGCTCCTCTCGTTGTATCATTGCTATGGACTGACGTTTATCCCCTCTTTTACCTTGGGAGTTGCCGCTACATACATATCCCTCCGCTAGTAAACGAAAGAAGGTATATAGTTCGCTCCATTCATCTTTAGTTGCTTCAAATGCCATATTATTTCAATATAAATTAATGCTTTTTTATCCAAACAAGACCTCATGATTACCATCCTATTATGTATGCGCCATCCTGCGGAGTACAAATATATGGAAATAAGCCAAAAGAGTAGCTATTATGATGAACAAATTCACAGAGGAAGCGTTTAACTCATATTATTTTTAATGGCTAAATAAATAAAATTATGGACAAGAAAGACGATTTAGTAGCAGTAAAGGAGAGCGCAGGCGGTCCTTACATTATCAAAGGAGAGTTTAAATTAACCACCAAAAACGGGAAAGAGAGTACTTTAACGGGTATGAATGCACTTTGTCGTTGCGGACATTCCAAAAGCAAACCTTTTTGTGACGGATCGCATCAAAAAGTAGGATTTGAGAAAGAATAGATCTCTTTTACCGACTCTGAACTTAAAAAACAGCTTCTAACCAAAATTGTATATTATTTTGATTAGAAGCTATTTATATTTATAAGGATATACCTTTTATGCCTTTGTCCTTTTAACTAATTTATCACATTACCAGCTTTGTTTTAGAGGAAACGTACTGTTTCTACTTTCTCCAGCCGAGCACGAAGGCGAGGCATCAGCGAACGCCGGATGCGCAACGTCATGCAGCAATCTATATCGTATGACTGGTTTAATACTTCAGGTTCCTCTTCTTTCACAATACGCATCACATCATTCATAAACGGATATTCAAACATCAAAGTTATGTCATCATCAACCGTTTTTTCAATGATTGTGGCTGTGACTATAGCTTCGGCAGCGGCAGCTCTATAAGCTACAATCAGCCCGCTGGTACCCAACTTTATCCCACCAAAATAGCGAACCACAATGATCAGGATATCCGTTAGTTCATTGGAATTTATTTGCCCCAGAATAGGTTTCCCTGCAGTACCGGATGGCTCACCATTATCATTGGCACGAAAATCCTTTCGTTCGTGTCCCAGCATATATGCATAACAGATGTGACGCGCATCGTAATATTCCCTTTGATATCTATCCAGATGTACCTTAATCTCTTCAAGCGTGCAAACCGGAAGAGCAATAGCAATAAATTTACTTCGCTTTTCTGTGTAAATGCCTTCGGAAAGACCGACGATTGTTCTGTATGTATCTTCTGCCATATTGCAAAGATATAAAGAAATTCACGACACAACAAGTAAAATTTGTACGGTCTAAAAGCAAGCTAAAAAAGCGGTGCTAATATGTAGTGAGATTCTAATCTTTATTGCCTTACTGGGCACAACCCATTTGTTATTGCTACCACCAAAGTATACAATTCCTTGCAACAAACAGCATACAAATAACAGATTTATTGTACCCCATGGCATATACAAAACAAGATAAATAAACAATTGCGATACAATGAACCTGATATTATAACCGCTGCAAATGGTTACACCAATTTATGAATAACCAACCCTGAACGTAGTTTAGGCTCAAACCAGGTTGTTTTCGGCGGCATAATGTTGCCCGAATCCGCAATATCCATCAATTGCTTCATGGAAACGGGATAGAGTGCCAGTGCTACTTTCATTTCTCCACTGTCAACTCGTTTACTCAATTCGCTTAAACCGCGGATACCTCCGACGAAGTCTATGCGTTTGTCAGAACGAAGATCTTTGATTCCCAAAACTTCGTCTAAAATAAGATTGGAAGAGATCGTGACATCGAGTACCCCGATTGGGTCATTATCATTATACGTGCCTGCTTTAGCCGTAAGGCTATACCATTTGTTATCCAGATAAAGAGCAAAGTTATGCAACGCCTTAGGTTTATATATTTCCGTTCCTTTCTCTTCTATACTAAAGCTTTTCTCTAAAGAAGACAAGAATGTTGCAGGAGTAAGCCCATTAAGATCCTTTACCAAACGGTTATAATCAATAATAGTAAGCTGATTGGCAGGGAAACATACTGCCATAAAGTAATTATATTCCTCATTGCCGGTGTGGTTCGGATTTTGCTTTGCTTTCTCTAAACCTACCAATGCGGCAGCCGCTGATCGATGATGCCCATCGGCAATATAAAGCGCAGGCATATCAGCAAATTCTTTGGTTATAGTAGCTATATCGCTAGCATCATCTATGATCCAAAAAGTATGCCCAAAACCATCTCCGGAGGCAATAAAGTCATAAACAGGTTTTTGTACTGTATATTTCTGAACAAGAGTATCGAGCACTGCACTATCCGGATAAGCAAAAAACACAGGTTCAATGTTAGCATTGTTTACACGGACATGCTTCATCCGATCTTCTTCCTTATCCCGACGAGTGAGCTCATGCTTTTTAATAATGCCATTCATATAGTCGGGTACGTATGCACCTACGACCAATCCATACTGTGTCTTCCCATTCATGGTTTGTGCATAGATATAGTAAAGTTCTTTATCATCCTGCACAAGCCATCCTTTGTCTTGAAACTTCTGGAAATTTTCGGCAGCCTTCGCATACACACATTCGTCATGCTCATCTGTGCCTACAGGAAAATCAATCTCAGGTTTAATGATATGGTAAAGCGATTTTTCATTACCTGCAGCCTCTTCACGAGCTTCCGCAGAGTTCAGCACGTCATAAGGGCGTGATGCAACCTGCTCAACCAAATCTTGTGGAGGGCGAACGCCTTTAAAAGGTTTAATTG containing:
- a CDS encoding YigZ family protein; amino-acid sequence: MAEDTYRTIVGLSEGIYTEKRSKFIAIALPVCTLEEIKVHLDRYQREYYDARHICYAYMLGHERKDFRANDNGEPSGTAGKPILGQINSNELTDILIIVVRYFGGIKLGTSGLIVAYRAAAAEAIVTATIIEKTVDDDITLMFEYPFMNDVMRIVKEEEPEVLNQSYDIDCCMTLRIRRSLMPRLRARLEKVETVRFL
- a CDS encoding CDGSH iron-sulfur domain-containing protein, which encodes MDKKDDLVAVKESAGGPYIIKGEFKLTTKNGKESTLTGMNALCRCGHSKSKPFCDGSHQKVGFEKE
- a CDS encoding HpaII family restriction endonuclease; translation: MAFEATKDEWSELYTFFRLLAEGYVCSGNSQGKRGDKRQSIAMIQREEHDGSRRYYVEKDEVHILGEKMDKKLPREDFAAIAKLILAAIKSSQTDEVTSPDEVEAFLDEIAIFNLEARTEDRTDLSVAFWHQEAPLTGFSIRSRLGRMNPLLDGGRAANLKFELSGVKFATPTVNNVNALETSNEVADRLIMIERLGGVLKYADVADRVFRSNLLMIDLHFPRLLAEMLRTMHLDGINRTNELTELMKTVNPLKIKEELIVKHGFYEFKMKQFLLTLALGMRPAKIYNGTDSAVEGFFLLDGSGEVLYYHKSDKKTFEDFLYFNSRFEKGSTEKDKYGFLERENGIYYFKLNTKIGLVKR
- the gcvP gene encoding aminomethyl-transferring glycine dehydrogenase; protein product: MKTDLLACRHIGINEKETEIMLEKIGVKSLDELIDKTIPSDIRLEKSLVLPQPLTEYAYSKHIAELASKNKLYTSYIGMGWYNTVTPAVIQRNVFENPVWYTSYTPYQTEISQGRLEALMNFQTAVCDLTAMPLANSSLLDEATAAAEAVSMMYSLRSREQQRSGANILLADEAIFPQTLAVMCTRAIPQGIEIKIGKYSEFEFTQDVFACLVQYPNSNGSAEDYRSFTEKAHAANCKVAVAADILSLALLVPPGEWGADIVFGSTQRLGVPMFYGGPSAAFFATREEYKRNIPGRIIGWSKDKYGKLCYRMALQTREQHIKREKATSNICTAQALLATMAGFYTVYHGEDGIKTIASRIHSITALLDRSLSELGYEQLNAHYFDTLRFVLPEHVSAQQMRTIALRKEVNLRYFDNGDVGLSIDETTDLCAANTLLSIFAIAAGKDCRKLEEIPETCTFGEELKRQSHFLTHTTFRKYHTETEMMRYVKRLDRKDISLAHSMISLGSCTMKLNAAAEMLPLSSSGFGSLHPLVPLDQAEGYQELINNLSEYLKIITGFAGVSFQPNSGAAGEYAGLRVIRSYLESIGQGHRDKVIIPASAHGTNPASAVQAGFNVLICECDERGNVDMNDLRNKVEANRDQLAALMITYPSTHGIFETEIKEICRLVHACGGQVYMDGANMNAQVGLTNPGFIGADVCHLNLHKTFCIPHGGGGPGAGPICVAKHLTSFLPKHPFLDNAQNTVASAPYGSAGILPVTYGYIRMMGIEGLTRATQVAILNANYLATCLKDTYGIVYSGANGFVGHEMILECRKIHEETGITENDIAKRLMDYGYHAPTLSFPVHGTLMIEPTESESLAELDNFVNVMLSIWKEIEEVKNGAADKADNVLVNAPHPEYEVVADNWSHNYSREKAAYPIESVRENKFWVNVARVDNTLGDRKLLPTLYGTFE
- a CDS encoding DUF1015 domain-containing protein; translated protein: MATIKPFKGVRPPQDLVEQVASRPYDVLNSAEAREEAAGNEKSLYHIIKPEIDFPVGTDEHDECVYAKAAENFQKFQDKGWLVQDDKELYYIYAQTMNGKTQYGLVVGAYVPDYMNGIIKKHELTRRDKEEDRMKHVRVNNANIEPVFFAYPDSAVLDTLVQKYTVQKPVYDFIASGDGFGHTFWIIDDASDIATITKEFADMPALYIADGHHRSAAAALVGLEKAKQNPNHTGNEEYNYFMAVCFPANQLTIIDYNRLVKDLNGLTPATFLSSLEKSFSIEEKGTEIYKPKALHNFALYLDNKWYSLTAKAGTYNDNDPIGVLDVTISSNLILDEVLGIKDLRSDKRIDFVGGIRGLSELSKRVDSGEMKVALALYPVSMKQLMDIADSGNIMPPKTTWFEPKLRSGLVIHKLV